One window from the genome of Kiloniellales bacterium encodes:
- a CDS encoding helix-turn-helix domain-containing protein produces the protein MYADFESAGAVQTEKLHVGHLLTSGIEAKRRTRSLGRTEFVPAGRNIYMQDDPAEYLFRLIGGTVSTSLVMENGDRRVTGFLSEGDYFGSIFSDCYRTTAEAITDCTLVCYGRRRLSSKEVCSSTYGQIVLDALANELSIAEDHVLLLGGVTACSRVAAFLLYLSKRAAQRGEPENPISIPMTRYHIADFLGTTPESVSRCLTKLKQSGVIRMDTPDMITLVDQCALSNIPRGY, from the coding sequence ATGTATGCAGATTTCGAAAGCGCCGGTGCTGTCCAAACCGAGAAGCTTCACGTTGGCCACCTTCTAACAAGCGGCATCGAAGCCAAGCGGCGGACAAGATCGCTCGGGCGGACCGAGTTCGTGCCGGCCGGCCGAAACATTTACATGCAGGACGACCCCGCCGAATACCTTTTTCGGCTCATCGGCGGCACGGTCAGCACATCGCTGGTGATGGAGAACGGCGACCGGCGGGTCACCGGCTTCCTCTCCGAGGGCGACTATTTCGGATCCATCTTCTCGGATTGCTATCGCACCACGGCGGAAGCGATCACGGATTGCACTCTTGTCTGCTACGGCCGCCGCCGTTTGTCTTCGAAGGAGGTCTGCAGCTCTACCTACGGACAGATCGTTCTCGATGCCTTGGCGAACGAACTGAGCATCGCCGAAGACCACGTGCTTCTGCTTGGCGGCGTGACGGCATGTTCGAGGGTCGCGGCATTCCTGCTCTACCTCTCGAAGCGGGCCGCCCAAAGAGGCGAGCCGGAGAATCCCATCTCGATCCCCATGACGCGCTATCACATCGCCGACTTCCTCGGGACCACGCCCGAATCCGTCAGTCGCTGTCTGACCAAACTCAAGCAGTCGGGCGTCATCAGGATGGATACGCCCGATATGATCACCTTGGTCGATCAGTGCGCGCTTTCCAACATCCCTCGAGGGTATTGA